Proteins encoded together in one Gemmatimonadetes bacterium T265 window:
- a CDS encoding putative transcriptional regulatory protein, with protein MAGHSKWKQIKHYKAATDAKRGALFTKLIREITVAAKAGGGDPGGNPRLRLAIDTARQNSMPKENIERAVKKGTGELEGVDYQEATYEAYGPGGVALMIQALTDNPTRTVADVRHRLSRGGGNLGTSNSVAWMFDRKGQLQVDAAKYDEDAVMEAALEAGAEDVALDDDVFVVTTDPASLHAVREGLEAKKIATSEVAIAMVPKSTVHVAGADAQQLVKLLDALEDLDDVQKVEGNFDIDADAMAEA; from the coding sequence ATGGCCGGCCACAGCAAATGGAAGCAGATCAAGCACTACAAGGCGGCCACCGACGCGAAGCGCGGTGCGCTGTTCACGAAGCTCATCCGCGAGATCACGGTCGCGGCCAAGGCCGGCGGCGGTGACCCGGGCGGCAACCCGCGCCTCCGCCTCGCGATCGACACCGCGCGGCAGAATTCGATGCCGAAGGAGAACATCGAGCGCGCGGTGAAAAAGGGCACGGGCGAGCTCGAGGGCGTGGACTACCAGGAGGCGACGTACGAGGCGTACGGCCCGGGCGGCGTCGCGCTGATGATCCAGGCGCTCACCGACAACCCGACGCGCACGGTCGCCGACGTGCGCCACCGCCTCTCGCGCGGCGGCGGCAACCTCGGCACCTCCAACTCGGTCGCCTGGATGTTCGACCGCAAGGGGCAGCTGCAGGTCGACGCGGCCAAGTACGACGAGGACGCCGTCATGGAGGCCGCGCTCGAGGCGGGCGCGGAAGACGTCGCGCTCGACGACGACGTATTCGTCGTGACCACCGACCCGGCGTCGCTGCACGCCGTGCGCGAGGGGCTCGAGGCGAAGAAGATCGCGACCTCGGAGGTCGCGATCGCGATGGTGCCCAAGAGCACCGTGCACGTCGCCGGCGCCGACGCGCAGCAGCTCGTGAAGCTGCTCGACGCGCTCGAGGACCTCGACGACGTGCAAAAGGTGGAAGGCAACTTCGACATCGACGCGGACGCGATGGCCGAGGCGTAG
- the queA gene encoding S-adenosylmethionine:tRNA ribosyltransferase-isomerase, producing the protein MGRFIATFGQRYVPLMSAAPSLGSRSADYDFDLPPALIAQTPLDRRDASRLMVVDRAAGTIAHRTFTDLPSLMRAGDVLVLNTTRVFRARLLGTRQNGARGEALLLRALDPAGAHGPDAYEAMVSPGGKLKPGRRLHVADGFEVEVLAVLPERRTRVVRLHAADGDVAGAIERHGHVPLPPYIQRADEAADAERYQTVYARESGSVAAPTAGLHVTPDLLDAVAARGVRRAELVLHVGAGTFKPVEVDDPAAHVMHEEWYDVPPAGAEAVNAARARGGAVWALGTTSARALESAAGPDGVVRAGAGETRLFVRPGYAFRAVDRLVTNFHLPRSTLLMLVAALAGYEMTMRAYREAVAAGYRFYSYGDAMAVV; encoded by the coding sequence GTGGGCCGTTTCATTGCCACGTTTGGCCAGCGCTACGTTCCCCTCATGTCCGCCGCGCCATCCCTCGGCTCCCGCAGCGCCGACTACGACTTCGACCTCCCCCCCGCGCTGATCGCGCAGACCCCGCTCGACCGGCGCGACGCGAGCCGGCTGATGGTCGTCGACCGCGCCGCGGGGACGATCGCGCACCGCACGTTCACGGACCTCCCGTCGCTCATGCGGGCGGGCGACGTGCTCGTGCTCAACACCACGCGCGTCTTTCGCGCCCGGCTGTTAGGCACGCGGCAGAACGGCGCGCGCGGCGAGGCGCTGTTGCTCCGCGCGCTCGACCCGGCCGGCGCGCACGGGCCTGACGCGTACGAGGCGATGGTGAGCCCGGGCGGGAAGCTCAAGCCGGGGCGCCGGCTGCACGTCGCCGACGGCTTCGAGGTCGAGGTGCTCGCGGTCCTCCCGGAGCGGCGGACGCGCGTCGTCCGCCTGCACGCCGCCGACGGCGACGTCGCCGGCGCGATCGAGCGGCACGGGCACGTCCCCCTCCCGCCGTACATCCAGCGCGCCGACGAGGCGGCGGACGCGGAGCGCTACCAAACCGTCTACGCGCGGGAATCGGGTTCGGTCGCGGCGCCCACCGCGGGGCTGCACGTCACGCCCGACCTGCTCGACGCGGTCGCCGCGCGCGGCGTGCGGCGCGCGGAGCTCGTGCTGCACGTCGGCGCGGGGACGTTCAAGCCCGTCGAGGTCGACGACCCCGCCGCGCACGTGATGCACGAGGAGTGGTACGACGTGCCGCCCGCGGGCGCCGAGGCCGTGAACGCGGCGCGCGCCCGCGGCGGGGCGGTCTGGGCGTTAGGCACGACGTCGGCCCGCGCGCTCGAGAGCGCCGCGGGCCCGGACGGCGTGGTGCGCGCGGGCGCTGGCGAGACGCGCCTCTTCGTCCGGCCGGGGTACGCGTTCCGCGCCGTCGACCGGCTCGTGACCAACTTCCACCTGCCCCGCTCCACCCTGCTCATGCTCGTCGCCGCGCTCGCCGGGTACGAGATGACGATGCGCGCGTACCGCGAGGCCGTCGCGGCGGGGTACCGGTTCTACTCGTACGGCGACGCGATGGCGGTCGTGTGA
- a CDS encoding deaminase, whose protein sequence is MSTVFVNIGLSLDGYMAPEGMTMGKPEYKNWGAKWGAMMAWIFKQQYFRENVLKLGPGGETGPVNDLVRGTTERIGANVMGKRMFDQGEVAWPEEAPFHTPVYVLTHEQREPWVRPGGTTFYFVNDGPERALELARESAGGRDIRIAGGADVIQQYLNLGVVDELEIALAPVLFGGGRRLFENLREPGPRFRVDRVLDGSAATHVRYVRQ, encoded by the coding sequence ATGAGCACGGTATTCGTCAACATCGGGCTGAGCCTCGACGGCTACATGGCACCGGAGGGCATGACCATGGGCAAGCCTGAGTACAAGAATTGGGGCGCGAAGTGGGGGGCGATGATGGCCTGGATCTTCAAGCAACAGTACTTCCGCGAGAACGTCCTCAAGCTCGGACCAGGGGGCGAGACCGGCCCGGTCAACGACCTGGTGCGCGGCACCACGGAGCGCATCGGTGCCAACGTCATGGGCAAGCGCATGTTCGACCAGGGCGAGGTCGCCTGGCCAGAAGAGGCGCCGTTTCACACGCCGGTCTACGTGCTGACCCACGAACAACGCGAACCCTGGGTGCGCCCCGGTGGGACGACCTTTTACTTCGTCAACGACGGGCCGGAGCGCGCCCTCGAGTTGGCGCGAGAATCCGCGGGCGGTCGTGACATTCGTATCGCGGGTGGAGCGGACGTGATCCAACAGTACCTGAACCTGGGTGTCGTCGACGAGCTGGAGATCGCCCTGGCACCCGTGTTGTTCGGCGGCGGGCGGCGTCTCTTCGAGAACCTCCGCGAGCCCGGACCGCGGTTTCGCGTCGACAGGGTGCTCGACGGTTCGGCCGCCACCCACGTGCGCTACGTGCGTCAGTGA
- the ruvB gene encoding Holliday junction ATP-dependent DNA helicase RuvB codes for MTMSETPPRRRTRKSPAVEPSLTPVTAPRAEITTPEALSEESVVELSLRPQRLAEFIGQQKVKDNLRIAIAAALGRGEPLDHALFHGPPGLGKTTLAELIARELGVNIHTTSGPAIEKPGDLVGRLTNMRRGDVLFIDEIHRLRPVVEEFLYPAMEDYKIDIRLSDGPKAQTITMPIERFTLVGATTRFGMLTSPMRARFGVVERLNYYPEDALELIVQRTADVLKVECEQGGAHEIARRSRGTPRIANRLLRRVRDYAEVEAEGRITREVADLALKRLDVDEFGLDDMDARVLKAIIEKFDGGPVGISTIAAAVGEDAGTIEEVYEPFLVQHGFLQRTPRGRVATGQAYRHFGYTPPGTADGQATLF; via the coding sequence ATGACGATGTCTGAGACGCCCCCCCGCCGCCGCACCCGCAAGTCGCCCGCGGTCGAGCCCAGCCTCACACCCGTGACGGCGCCGCGCGCCGAAATCACCACGCCCGAGGCGCTCTCGGAAGAGAGCGTCGTCGAGTTGTCGCTGAGACCGCAGCGGCTCGCCGAGTTCATCGGCCAGCAGAAGGTCAAGGACAACCTCCGCATCGCGATCGCCGCCGCGCTCGGCCGCGGCGAGCCGCTCGACCACGCGCTCTTCCACGGCCCGCCCGGGCTCGGCAAGACGACGCTCGCGGAGCTCATCGCGCGCGAGCTCGGCGTGAACATCCACACGACGAGCGGGCCCGCGATCGAGAAGCCGGGCGACCTCGTCGGGCGGCTGACGAACATGCGCCGCGGCGACGTGCTGTTCATCGACGAGATCCACCGCCTCCGCCCCGTCGTCGAGGAGTTCCTCTACCCGGCGATGGAGGACTACAAGATCGACATCCGCCTGAGCGACGGGCCCAAGGCGCAGACGATCACGATGCCGATCGAGCGCTTCACGCTCGTCGGCGCGACGACGCGCTTCGGGATGCTCACCTCGCCGATGCGCGCGCGCTTCGGCGTCGTCGAGCGGCTCAACTACTACCCCGAGGACGCGCTCGAGCTGATCGTGCAGCGGACGGCCGACGTGCTCAAGGTGGAGTGCGAGCAGGGCGGCGCGCACGAGATCGCACGCCGCTCGCGCGGCACCCCGCGCATCGCGAACCGGTTGCTGCGCCGCGTGCGCGACTACGCCGAGGTCGAGGCCGAGGGCCGCATCACGCGCGAAGTGGCGGACCTCGCGCTCAAGCGCCTCGACGTCGACGAGTTCGGGCTCGACGACATGGACGCGCGGGTGCTGAAGGCGATCATCGAGAAGTTCGACGGCGGCCCGGTCGGGATCTCGACGATCGCGGCCGCGGTGGGGGAGGACGCGGGGACGATCGAGGAGGTGTACGAGCCGTTCCTCGTGCAGCACGGGTTCCTGCAGCGCACGCCGCGCGGACGCGTGGCGACCGGGCAGGCGTACCGGCACTTCGGGTACACGCCGCCGGGCACGGCGGACGGGCAGGCGACGCTGTTCTGA
- the def gene encoding peptide deformylase, producing MALLDIHVLGAPALRQPTVAVAEVTDELRALADQMHETMHAARGIGLAAPQVGRTERLFVAEVDERVVTLFNPEIVTAEGKAKGEEGCLSIPDVYADVERAARVVVRGVGRDGEEVEIEATELLGRCLQHEIDHLHGRLFLDHLSPFKRRSALAKWEREKAKYPALRRALTVAPKDLAGQHHDEAL from the coding sequence ATGGCCCTGCTCGACATCCACGTGCTCGGCGCGCCCGCGTTGCGCCAGCCGACCGTCGCCGTCGCGGAGGTCACCGACGAGCTGCGCGCGCTCGCGGACCAGATGCACGAGACGATGCACGCCGCGCGCGGCATCGGCCTCGCCGCGCCGCAGGTCGGGCGCACCGAACGCCTGTTCGTGGCCGAGGTCGACGAACGAGTCGTCACGCTCTTCAACCCCGAGATCGTCACGGCCGAGGGGAAGGCCAAGGGGGAGGAGGGGTGCCTGTCGATCCCCGACGTCTACGCCGACGTCGAGCGCGCCGCGCGCGTGGTCGTGCGCGGCGTCGGGCGCGACGGCGAGGAGGTCGAGATCGAGGCGACCGAGCTCCTCGGCCGCTGCCTGCAGCACGAGATCGACCACCTGCACGGCCGCCTCTTTCTCGACCACCTGAGCCCGTTCAAGCGCCGCTCCGCGCTCGCGAAGTGGGAGCGGGAAAAGGCGAAGTACCCGGCGCTGCGGCGCGCGCTCACCGTCGCGCCGAAGGACCTCGCCGGGCAGCACCACGACGAGGCGCTGTGA
- the ruvC gene encoding crossover junction endodeoxyribonuclease RuvC, which produces MLVLGIDPGTAATGYGVVARDRRGLARLVECGVVRTRARDPLPARLREVYEGVTELIARHRPDTMAVESVFYAKNVRTTVTLGHARGVILLAGELAGLNVHEFPPAEIKKAVVGTGAATKEQVQFMLTRLLRLKSVPTPSDAADGVAAALTYCMAPQLPSLSAAGVGALR; this is translated from the coding sequence GTGCTCGTCCTCGGCATCGACCCCGGGACGGCCGCGACGGGCTACGGCGTCGTCGCGCGCGACCGGCGCGGGCTCGCGCGCCTCGTCGAGTGCGGCGTGGTGCGCACGCGGGCGCGCGACCCGCTGCCGGCGCGGCTGCGCGAGGTGTACGAAGGGGTCACCGAGCTCATCGCCCGCCACCGCCCGGACACGATGGCCGTCGAGAGCGTGTTCTACGCCAAGAACGTGCGCACCACCGTCACACTCGGCCACGCGCGCGGGGTCATCCTCCTCGCGGGCGAGTTGGCGGGGCTCAACGTGCACGAGTTCCCGCCCGCCGAAATCAAGAAGGCCGTCGTCGGTACCGGCGCGGCCACCAAGGAGCAGGTGCAGTTCATGTTGACGCGGCTGTTACGACTCAAGTCCGTCCCGACCCCGTCCGACGCCGCGGACGGGGTCGCGGCCGCACTCACCTACTGCATGGCGCCGCAGCTCCCGTCGTTGTCGGCGGCGGGCGTGGGGGCGCTCCGGTGA
- a CDS encoding aminotransferase, whose amino-acid sequence MLDGTVSADSLPAVDSRPFISYAVTSLRASTFTESVIREMTRVAQQHGAINLAQGFPDFPMPAPMKDAACAAIHGDVNQYAVTWGSPALRLAVAEKYRRWYELEVDPDREVTVTCGATEAMASAFLALVDPGDEVVVLTPYYENYGPDAILAGARPVYVPLLPPNADGAPGGAAGGAWRLDEARLEAALARRPKALVLNTPHNPTGKVFTRAEVDLVVRLVRRYDVPWVFTDEIYEHIVYAGHHHPVATWPGMRERTVTISGLSKTFSCTGWRLGYAIAPAAATNAIRKVHDFLTVGAPAPLQAAGAVGLAFDAEYYNRLAADYRARRDLLCGALAEAGFTLAPPEGAYYVLAGYDAHSADDDRTFAHWLAREVGVATVPVSSFLPAGEQARMVRFAFCKRRETLEAAAERLAGLAVAGRA is encoded by the coding sequence GTGCTTGACGGCACGGTGTCCGCGGACTCGCTTCCCGCCGTCGATTCTCGCCCCTTTATCTCCTACGCCGTGACCTCACTCCGCGCCTCGACCTTCACCGAGAGCGTCATCCGCGAGATGACCCGCGTCGCGCAGCAGCACGGCGCGATCAACCTCGCGCAGGGCTTCCCCGACTTCCCGATGCCGGCGCCGATGAAGGACGCCGCGTGCGCGGCGATCCACGGCGACGTCAACCAGTACGCGGTGACGTGGGGGTCGCCCGCGCTGCGGCTCGCGGTCGCGGAGAAGTACCGCCGGTGGTACGAGCTGGAGGTCGACCCCGACCGCGAGGTCACGGTCACCTGCGGCGCGACGGAGGCGATGGCGTCGGCGTTCCTCGCGCTCGTCGACCCCGGCGACGAGGTCGTCGTGCTCACGCCGTACTACGAGAACTACGGCCCCGACGCGATCCTCGCCGGGGCGCGGCCGGTGTACGTGCCGCTACTGCCGCCTAACGCAGACGGCGCGCCCGGCGGTGCGGCGGGCGGCGCGTGGCGGCTGGACGAGGCGCGCCTTGAGGCCGCGCTCGCGCGGCGGCCGAAGGCGCTCGTGCTCAACACGCCGCACAACCCGACGGGGAAGGTGTTCACGCGCGCGGAGGTCGACCTCGTCGTGCGGCTCGTCCGGCGGTACGACGTGCCGTGGGTGTTCACCGACGAGATCTACGAGCACATCGTCTACGCGGGGCACCACCACCCGGTCGCGACGTGGCCGGGGATGCGCGAGCGCACGGTGACGATCTCGGGGCTGTCGAAGACGTTCAGCTGCACCGGCTGGCGGCTCGGCTACGCGATCGCGCCGGCCGCGGCGACGAACGCGATCCGCAAGGTGCACGACTTCCTCACCGTCGGCGCGCCGGCGCCGCTGCAGGCGGCGGGCGCAGTGGGGCTCGCCTTCGACGCGGAGTACTACAACCGCCTCGCGGCCGACTACCGCGCGCGGCGCGACCTGCTCTGCGGCGCGCTGGCCGAGGCGGGGTTCACACTCGCGCCGCCCGAGGGGGCGTACTACGTGCTCGCCGGCTACGACGCGCACTCGGCCGACGACGACCGCACCTTCGCGCACTGGCTCGCGCGCGAGGTCGGCGTCGCGACGGTGCCGGTGTCGAGCTTCCTGCCCGCGGGGGAGCAGGCGCGCATGGTGCGCTTCGCGTTCTGCAAGCGGCGCGAGACGCTCGAGGCGGCGGCGGAGCGGCTCGCGGGGCTGGCGGTGGCGGGGCGGGCGTAG
- the tgt gene encoding queuine tRNA-ribosyltransferase has translation MPTPAFMPVGTLASVKGLDPDDLRALGATMVLANAYHLHLRPGDALVRALGGLHRFMAWDGPLLTDSGGFQVFSLEGMRRIDEDGVEFQSHVDGRRLRLTPESVMRIERNLGADVVMQFDHVAPGRSELALAREAMERSLRWLDRCRAEFVRLAAEDPGAPTPVQALFPIVQGGIHPALRLASARAITGAGDWAGYAVGGLSVGETKPDMYAMLDVVDGELPHDRPRYLMGVGYPEDLLEGVRRGVDLFDCVAPTRMGRNGAAHTRDGRVNLRNARFRDDAGPLDPECGCATCRRFSRAYLRHLVLADEMLGLRLLSLHNVFFLVDLMREAREHLVGDDFEAWCAAWLARYLAGERTRGARPRPVTPHGAQLGT, from the coding sequence GTGCCCACGCCGGCCTTCATGCCCGTCGGCACGCTCGCGAGCGTGAAGGGGCTCGACCCCGACGACCTGCGCGCGTTAGGCGCGACCATGGTCCTCGCGAACGCCTACCACCTGCACCTCCGCCCCGGCGACGCGCTCGTCCGCGCCCTCGGCGGCCTGCACCGCTTCATGGCCTGGGACGGCCCCCTGCTCACCGACTCGGGCGGCTTCCAGGTGTTCTCGCTCGAGGGGATGCGCCGGATCGACGAGGACGGCGTCGAGTTCCAGAGCCACGTCGACGGCCGGCGACTCCGCCTCACGCCCGAGTCGGTGATGCGGATCGAGCGCAACCTCGGCGCCGACGTCGTCATGCAGTTCGACCACGTGGCGCCGGGACGTAGCGAGCTCGCCCTCGCGCGGGAGGCGATGGAGCGCTCGCTCCGCTGGCTCGACCGCTGTCGGGCCGAGTTCGTGCGGCTCGCGGCCGAGGACCCGGGCGCGCCGACGCCCGTGCAGGCGCTCTTTCCGATCGTGCAGGGCGGCATCCACCCCGCCCTGCGCCTCGCCTCCGCGCGCGCGATTACCGGCGCCGGCGACTGGGCGGGGTACGCGGTCGGCGGCCTGAGCGTCGGCGAGACCAAGCCGGACATGTACGCCATGCTCGACGTCGTCGACGGCGAGCTCCCGCACGACCGGCCACGCTACCTCATGGGCGTCGGCTACCCCGAGGACCTGCTCGAAGGGGTGCGCCGCGGCGTCGACCTGTTCGACTGCGTCGCGCCGACGCGCATGGGGCGCAACGGCGCCGCGCACACGCGCGACGGCCGCGTCAACCTGCGCAACGCGCGCTTCCGCGACGACGCCGGCCCGCTCGACCCCGAGTGCGGCTGCGCGACCTGCCGCCGCTTCTCGCGCGCCTACCTCCGCCACCTCGTCCTCGCCGACGAGATGCTCGGCCTGCGCCTGCTCTCGCTCCACAACGTCTTCTTCCTCGTCGACCTGATGCGCGAGGCGCGCGAGCACCTCGTCGGGGACGACTTCGAGGCGTGGTGTGCGGCGTGGCTCGCACGGTATCTCGCGGGCGAGCGGACGCGCGGCGCCCGGCCCCGGCCGGTCACGCCGCACGGCGCCCAACTCGGGACTTGA
- the ruvA gene encoding Holliday junction ATP-dependent DNA helicase RuvA: protein MIAHVAGRVVAKELDRVEILTKGGVGYELLIPLSVYETLPKLGDDAALHTHLVVREDGWQLFGFSTAFERRVFQRVMTAKGVGPALALGMLSALTAERLSRAIRERDVATLQGVPRVGKKKAEQIVLDLADKLDDVQVDAGAPGARPAGGAGGGAADDAIRALVSLGYTTADAERGVKTAIDDGGGKMSATELIRAALAKLGGR from the coding sequence GTGATCGCGCACGTCGCGGGGCGCGTGGTCGCGAAGGAGCTCGACCGCGTCGAGATCCTCACGAAGGGCGGCGTCGGCTACGAGCTGCTCATCCCGCTCTCGGTCTACGAGACGCTCCCCAAGCTCGGCGACGACGCGGCGCTGCACACGCACCTCGTCGTCCGGGAGGACGGCTGGCAGCTGTTCGGCTTCTCGACGGCGTTCGAGCGGCGGGTGTTCCAGCGCGTGATGACCGCCAAGGGCGTCGGGCCGGCGCTCGCGTTAGGCATGCTCTCCGCCCTCACGGCCGAGCGGCTGTCGCGCGCGATCCGCGAGCGCGACGTGGCGACGCTGCAGGGCGTGCCGCGCGTGGGGAAGAAGAAGGCCGAGCAGATCGTCCTCGACCTCGCGGACAAGCTGGACGACGTGCAGGTCGACGCGGGGGCGCCCGGCGCGCGCCCGGCCGGCGGGGCGGGCGGGGGCGCGGCCGACGACGCGATCCGCGCGCTCGTCTCGCTCGGCTACACGACGGCGGACGCGGAGCGCGGGGTGAAGACGGCGATCGACGACGGCGGCGGGAAGATGAGCGCGACGGAGCTCATCCGCGCGGCGCTTGCGAAGCTCGGCGGGCGGTAG